The genomic region GTTCTGAATCTCTTCTTTGACAAAACATAAGGGGGTGCTGCTGCCGCCATTCCCTCCGGATTTGACTGATACATGTTAAGATCCTCGCTTGAAGACTCGGTGCCACCGCCACCAAACGCTACATTCATTGGTGTAACCATTGCACTGGGTGGACTTGTATACTTTTGATggtgatggtggtggtggtgcaGCATGGTTGGAGAGGGCAATGGTGGAGGCAGCTGAAGAGGGTTAAGCATCAAGCTTCTCCTACCCCCGAATTGTTGGGTCTCTCCATCAACCTCTTTGCGGTGGAAGTTGCGGTGGCAGTCACAGGCTGCACATTTCAACGCTTCCAGTGTTCCTTCTTCTCCACTAGGCATGAACTCACCGCACCCGTCGTAAACGTTTCCACCGATGCTGGCAGCGTGGTTCTTCAGACACTCTCGATACCTAACGACACCCGCCAATGGCTTCGTGTTAGAACTGACTGAAATGGGTGCAACACTGGCGCCGGCGATTCGATCCGGGTTCGGAGATCTTCCAACATGGCCAAGTGATTGTTGCCTTTGGGGACGATGAACTTGGTCTAGGGT from Gossypium raimondii isolate GPD5lz chromosome 1, ASM2569854v1, whole genome shotgun sequence harbors:
- the LOC105785011 gene encoding zinc-finger homeodomain protein 5 translates to MEVRGEEHDIKTPVRDGNHNGDAVLTCTQTLDQVHRPQRQQSLGHVGRSPNPDRIAGASVAPISVSSNTKPLAGVVRYRECLKNHAASIGGNVYDGCGEFMPSGEEGTLEALKCAACDCHRNFHRKEVDGETQQFGGRRSLMLNPLQLPPPLPSPTMLHHHHHHHQKYTSPPSAMVTPMNVAFGGGGTESSSEDLNMYQSNPEGMAAAAPPYVLSKKRFRTKFTQEQKDKMLELAEKLGWRINKQDEDEVEKFCAEYGVKRQVFKVWMHNNKNVKKPPQDQ